A single window of Paenibacillus sp. SYP-B4298 DNA harbors:
- a CDS encoding SMP-30/gluconolactonase/LRE family protein codes for MSNWEVLTDVRAILGEGPVWDTRNGYLYWVDIEGQRFYEYDVADNTLRTHEAGQRIGAVVPRSSGGFLAAMEQGLYLYDTVSGEWTEWNDTERERTDNRFNDGKCDANGRLWAGTMSLRGLERQGSLYRFNADGSARRMETEIGTSNGLAWSLDNKHFYYIDSNARCVAAYDYDLEKGEIGGRRTILEIPQEAGSPDGMSIDSEGMLWIAHWGGYKVARMNPATGETLEEIKLPAPLVTSCCFGGAEMDELYITTARVGLSDEVLHEYPLSGALFRVKVGVKGTASVPFGG; via the coding sequence ATGAGCAATTGGGAAGTGCTTACAGATGTTCGAGCAATATTGGGGGAAGGGCCTGTATGGGATACGCGCAACGGGTATTTATATTGGGTAGATATTGAGGGGCAGCGTTTCTATGAGTACGATGTTGCTGATAACACACTGCGGACACATGAAGCCGGGCAACGAATCGGAGCGGTGGTGCCGCGCAGCAGCGGAGGTTTCCTTGCCGCTATGGAGCAGGGCTTGTATCTATATGATACAGTAAGCGGCGAGTGGACGGAGTGGAACGATACCGAGCGGGAGCGGACAGATAATCGGTTCAATGACGGAAAATGCGATGCGAACGGCAGATTGTGGGCAGGTACGATGTCCCTGCGTGGACTGGAGCGCCAAGGATCGCTATACCGCTTCAATGCGGATGGAAGTGCAAGGCGGATGGAAACGGAAATCGGCACCTCTAACGGGTTGGCATGGAGCTTGGACAATAAGCATTTCTATTATATTGACTCCAATGCCAGATGTGTAGCCGCTTATGATTATGATCTGGAGAAAGGGGAGATTGGCGGACGCCGAACGATCCTGGAGATCCCGCAGGAGGCGGGCTCGCCAGATGGGATGAGCATTGACAGTGAAGGCATGCTATGGATCGCCCACTGGGGCGGCTACAAGGTGGCCCGCATGAACCCGGCGACAGGGGAGACACTGGAGGAAATCAAGCTGCCTGCTCCGCTCGTGACCTCGTGCTGCTTTGGCGGGGCTGAGATGGATGAGCTCTATATAACAACGGCAAGAGTCGGGTTAAGCGACGAGGTGCTTCATGAGTATCCACTCTCCGGCGCTTTGTTCCGGGTAAAGGTGGGCGTGAAGGGTACAGCATCTGTGCCATTCGGCGGTTAG
- the cyoA gene encoding ubiquinol oxidase subunit II, with protein sequence MLKMSRLAKRLLTAAPLVAMTVLLSACGDQYLVLDPKGPIGQGQKDLIIITTILCAIIIVPVMILAGVIVWRYRDKPGRTSPYKPKWSHDSRLEAIWWAVPIIIIAILGVVTVRYTYALEPTKPIESTEKEVRIQVTSLDWKWLFFYPEEGIATVNYIKFPESVPVRFELTSDAPMNSFWIPQLGGQIYTMSGMAMLLHLQADEPGKYFGSGANFSGKDFAQMRFVAEATSKEQYEAWIQEVKASGTALTEEGYAQLQKPGIVEKEQFYASFPDGLFDRIVTKYIPEGSTGGHHHIKQSGNEASSDADEEHSMQHEHAAHQSNEAANTGQ encoded by the coding sequence ATGTTGAAAATGTCCCGGTTGGCCAAACGACTTTTGACTGCAGCGCCTCTTGTGGCAATGACTGTGCTATTATCGGCCTGCGGTGATCAGTACCTGGTGCTTGACCCTAAGGGACCCATCGGTCAGGGCCAAAAAGATCTAATCATTATTACCACGATCCTCTGCGCGATTATTATCGTGCCCGTCATGATTCTAGCCGGTGTCATTGTATGGCGTTATCGCGACAAGCCTGGACGCACAAGCCCGTATAAGCCCAAATGGTCTCATGACAGTCGTCTTGAAGCGATATGGTGGGCCGTCCCGATTATTATTATTGCCATCCTGGGCGTGGTTACAGTTCGCTATACCTATGCCCTGGAGCCAACCAAGCCGATTGAGTCGACAGAGAAGGAAGTAAGAATTCAAGTCACCTCGCTCGATTGGAAATGGCTGTTCTTCTATCCTGAGGAGGGCATTGCTACAGTCAACTATATCAAGTTCCCAGAGAGTGTGCCGGTTCGCTTCGAGTTGACCTCCGATGCGCCGATGAACTCCTTCTGGATTCCGCAGCTCGGCGGTCAGATTTATACGATGTCGGGGATGGCGATGCTTCTCCATCTGCAAGCTGACGAGCCAGGTAAATATTTCGGCAGCGGCGCTAACTTTAGCGGCAAGGACTTCGCGCAGATGAGATTTGTAGCCGAAGCCACATCCAAGGAGCAATATGAGGCATGGATTCAAGAGGTGAAGGCCTCAGGAACTGCCCTTACAGAGGAAGGCTATGCCCAACTGCAGAAGCCTGGTATTGTCGAGAAAGAGCAATTCTATGCTTCCTTCCCGGATGGACTGTTTGACCGGATCGTAACGAAGTATATTCCAGAAGGCAGTACTGGCGGACATCATCATATTAAGCAATCCGGCAACGAAGCTAGCAGCGATGCGGATGAAGAGCATTCGATGCAGCATGAGCATGCTGCTCATCAATCCAACGAAGCGGCTAACACCGGCCAATAG
- a CDS encoding alpha/beta hydrolase has protein sequence MKTWFQFKWWKLLLAALLILGVAAAMYLRPYAPDQAAQTAMNGTASVQVATSGDWIQFEPLRPLSDHPDIILYPGALVKPESYAPLALRLAEAGYRTYIAKMPLNLAILGEGRANERIPSEPQRSYVIGGHSLGGVMASRFAAAHPQQLAGVFYLASYPDAKGSLAATAIPVLSITAANDGLLNHEAYETSKQYLPATALYERIEGGNHGQFGSYGVQKGDLPATISPEQQLEETAAKLIAWLDNLGQL, from the coding sequence ATGAAAACATGGTTTCAATTCAAGTGGTGGAAGCTGCTCCTGGCAGCCCTCCTCATCCTCGGTGTCGCAGCGGCTATGTATCTAAGGCCTTATGCACCTGACCAGGCCGCACAGACTGCTATGAATGGGACGGCTTCCGTGCAGGTCGCTACATCCGGGGATTGGATACAATTCGAGCCGCTCCGCCCCCTGTCAGATCATCCAGACATCATCTTATATCCAGGTGCCCTGGTGAAGCCGGAGAGCTACGCTCCCCTTGCATTACGACTGGCGGAAGCAGGCTACCGCACCTACATCGCCAAAATGCCGCTCAATCTGGCGATCCTGGGCGAGGGGCGGGCAAATGAGAGGATACCGTCCGAACCGCAGCGGAGCTACGTCATCGGCGGTCACTCCCTCGGCGGTGTGATGGCTTCACGCTTTGCCGCAGCCCATCCGCAGCAGCTTGCCGGCGTCTTCTATCTGGCCTCGTACCCCGACGCCAAGGGCAGCCTGGCTGCTACAGCCATTCCCGTGCTATCCATCACCGCCGCTAATGATGGTCTCCTGAATCATGAGGCCTATGAGACCAGCAAGCAATATTTGCCTGCCACTGCTCTCTACGAGAGGATCGAGGGTGGCAATCATGGGCAATTCGGCAGCTATGGCGTGCAAAAAGGCGATCTGCCGGCGACCATCTCCCCTGAGCAGCAATTGGAGGAAACAGCCGCCAAGCTGATCGCCTGGCTGGACAATCTGGGTCAGCTCTAA
- a CDS encoding phosphatase PAP2 family protein — translation MKLGARLSGALLLSLLCAVAFGWLAYMVGRDAIHSFDLAIIHVIQGWEKPELTRFMEALAVIGSTRPVMLISVTAMLLLGLLLRHRKELILFVFAAGGSALLNVALKNAFVRERPTIYRIVEESGYSFPSGHAMAAFSLYGILAYLLWKHIPAKWGRVLLLAVTTLIICTMGISRIYLGVHYPSDIIGGILASGFWLAVCIGIYTHYTTRRPAKRYS, via the coding sequence ATGAAGCTCGGAGCCCGATTATCGGGCGCATTGTTGTTAAGTCTTCTGTGCGCTGTTGCTTTTGGGTGGCTTGCCTATATGGTCGGCAGAGATGCCATTCACTCCTTTGACCTTGCCATCATCCATGTCATCCAGGGCTGGGAGAAGCCTGAGCTGACGCGCTTCATGGAAGCGCTAGCTGTGATCGGCTCCACCAGGCCGGTCATGCTGATCTCGGTTACAGCCATGCTATTGCTAGGCTTGCTGCTGCGGCATCGCAAGGAGCTGATCCTGTTTGTGTTTGCGGCAGGCGGTTCGGCGCTGCTGAATGTGGCGCTCAAGAACGCTTTTGTACGCGAGCGGCCTACGATCTACCGGATCGTTGAGGAGAGCGGGTATAGCTTTCCGAGCGGACATGCGATGGCGGCCTTCAGCCTATATGGCATTCTCGCTTATCTGCTGTGGAAGCATATTCCTGCGAAGTGGGGGCGTGTGCTATTGTTGGCAGTAACTACGCTGATCATCTGCACGATGGGGATTAGCCGCATCTATCTGGGCGTTCACTATCCCAGCGACATCATCGGCGGCATTCTCGCCAGTGGCTTCTGGCTGGCTGTCTGCATCGGGATCTACACACATTATACAACCCGGCGACCAGCCAAGCGCTATTCGTAA
- a CDS encoding DUF1657 domain-containing protein: MTVASQVKTCVASLKSAQASLEQFALATQNQEAKTLFTNAAEQTQQIVDQVSARVQQLENEEPQYKGF, encoded by the coding sequence ATGACCGTTGCAAGTCAAGTCAAAACATGTGTCGCTTCATTAAAGAGTGCGCAAGCTAGCCTGGAGCAGTTCGCTCTAGCTACTCAAAACCAGGAAGCGAAAACCTTGTTCACGAATGCTGCCGAGCAGACGCAGCAAATCGTAGACCAAGTATCTGCAAGGGTACAGCAGCTTGAAAATGAGGAGCCGCAATACAAAGGGTTCTAG
- the cyoC gene encoding cytochrome o ubiquinol oxidase subunit III produces the protein MAHHAAAHAAHHHSHEEEHESLKTTGFWMFLITDVILFSVLFATYIILKGNTNGGPGAEELFKMPLVIAETFVLLTSSFTCGLALLAMHAGKVKQVIMWLIVTALLGLSFISMEVYEFVHLVNEGATLPTSAFLTAFFILVGTHGFHVTIGLFWMSGLIIQVKNNGLTVKMKRKLNNISLYWHFLDIIWIFVFSIVYLLGVM, from the coding sequence ATGGCACATCATGCAGCTGCACACGCTGCTCACCATCATTCTCATGAGGAAGAGCATGAATCGCTAAAAACAACTGGCTTTTGGATGTTTCTGATTACAGACGTTATCTTGTTCTCTGTACTGTTTGCAACCTATATTATACTCAAAGGTAACACCAATGGCGGGCCAGGCGCGGAAGAACTGTTCAAGATGCCGCTCGTTATCGCGGAAACGTTCGTCTTGCTGACAAGCAGCTTCACCTGCGGGCTTGCGTTGCTCGCGATGCACGCAGGCAAGGTAAAGCAAGTGATAATGTGGCTCATCGTCACCGCCCTGCTTGGACTTAGCTTTATTTCGATGGAAGTATATGAGTTTGTGCACCTGGTAAATGAAGGGGCAACATTGCCTACCAGCGCCTTCCTGACCGCCTTCTTCATCCTGGTAGGAACGCATGGCTTCCACGTTACCATCGGCTTGTTCTGGATGAGTGGGCTTATCATTCAGGTGAAGAACAACGGCTTGACTGTGAAGATGAAGCGCAAGCTCAATAACATCAGCTTGTACTGGCACTTCCTGGATATTATCTGGATCTTCGTCTTCTCGATCGTTTACCTGTTGGGGGTGATGTAG
- a CDS encoding polysaccharide deacetylase family protein, which produces MRALKLILLGLMLVWPCSAELSAAPKGGRAYYEARGEVIWEVPGEKKLLALTFDDGPDPEDTPKILDMLASFQVKATFFVIGSKASKHPDLLKREMEEGHEIANHTYTHHFFDRRSSAEKIDNEITKTQQVIRDITGKGPKLFRPPGGMFNDAVLRHARKQGLQTIMWSWHQDTKDWSRPGVQFIVKKVLNNVRNGDIILLHDYVSGKSQTIQALEVILPALRKQGYEFVTVSELLSSAGHLVPSMK; this is translated from the coding sequence ATGAGAGCATTGAAGCTTATCCTGCTAGGTCTAATGTTGGTCTGGCCATGTTCGGCAGAGCTGAGCGCCGCGCCCAAGGGCGGCAGAGCTTATTATGAGGCGCGCGGGGAAGTCATATGGGAGGTGCCGGGAGAGAAGAAACTGCTGGCGCTTACATTTGATGATGGACCTGACCCGGAGGATACCCCTAAAATTCTAGATATGCTGGCTAGCTTTCAGGTGAAGGCTACTTTCTTTGTCATTGGCAGTAAGGCAAGCAAGCACCCCGATTTATTGAAGCGAGAAATGGAGGAAGGCCATGAGATCGCCAATCATACCTACACCCATCATTTTTTTGATCGAAGATCCTCTGCCGAGAAGATCGATAACGAAATAACAAAGACGCAGCAGGTCATACGCGATATTACCGGCAAAGGGCCGAAGCTGTTCCGTCCTCCTGGCGGCATGTTTAATGATGCCGTGCTGCGTCATGCCCGAAAGCAGGGGCTTCAGACGATTATGTGGTCGTGGCATCAGGATACGAAGGATTGGTCTCGCCCAGGAGTGCAATTTATTGTAAAAAAAGTCTTGAACAACGTGCGTAATGGCGATATTATATTGCTACATGACTATGTAAGCGGCAAGAGCCAGACGATTCAGGCGCTTGAGGTCATATTGCCCGCTCTGCGCAAGCAGGGCTATGAGTTTGTTACCGTCTCGGAGCTGCTCTCCAGTGCCGGGCATCTCGTTCCATCCATGAAGTAG
- a CDS encoding DUF1349 domain-containing protein, with protein sequence MNYFDQCSGRTLHPELSWLNEPEQWQFEKGALHVAAPAGGDFFVDPGGAVYKDAAPFLYAKVRGDFTVITQVKVEMQEIYDSGCLMIMADRRNWAKLCYELFPDHPSIVSVVTRGTSDDSVAGRLEIGSPYLRAARSGNTFAFHYSLDGVEWRLVRYFGMDVPEEVMVGIVAQSPVGAGSRSVFERLHMIPQATEDIRTVGEDKS encoded by the coding sequence ATGAATTATTTTGATCAATGCTCCGGGAGAACACTTCATCCTGAGCTAAGCTGGCTCAACGAGCCAGAGCAATGGCAGTTTGAGAAAGGGGCGCTCCATGTAGCTGCTCCTGCTGGCGGGGATTTTTTTGTTGATCCTGGCGGAGCCGTCTATAAGGATGCGGCCCCGTTCCTATATGCCAAGGTGCGCGGAGATTTTACGGTGATCACGCAGGTGAAGGTCGAGATGCAGGAGATTTATGATTCCGGCTGCCTGATGATCATGGCGGATCGTCGCAATTGGGCGAAGCTCTGTTATGAGCTGTTCCCTGATCATCCTTCTATCGTGAGCGTAGTAACACGCGGAACCTCGGATGACAGTGTGGCCGGGAGATTGGAGATCGGCAGTCCGTATCTACGTGCAGCAAGGTCAGGCAACACCTTCGCCTTTCACTATTCGTTGGACGGCGTAGAGTGGAGACTGGTTCGTTACTTCGGTATGGACGTCCCGGAGGAAGTAATGGTTGGCATCGTCGCTCAGTCTCCTGTAGGAGCAGGCAGCCGTTCCGTATTTGAACGGCTGCATATGATTCCACAGGCTACGGAGGATATTCGAACGGTAGGCGAAGACAAGTCATGA
- the spoVAD gene encoding stage V sporulation protein AD gives MLEGHQTWVFRNRPILSSSAAVVGPFEGRGPLADDFDLIHGNSLLNQESWEKAEKVLFEDAAKVAIEQSGLLKENIDFFIGGDLMNQITSTSYAARTFGVPYLGVFGACSTSMESLALAAYLINSRGAKHVLAGTCSHNSTAEKQFRYPTEYGSQKPPYAQYTVTGAGAAVVSNQGKGPVIAAATIGRVIDMGIKDPFNMGAAMAPAAVDTITAHFRDLRIGPDAYDMIVTGDLAKVGHTLACDLFEKHNIPIHLTNFQDCGMMIYDYNQQMVQSGGSGCGCCAVVTYGHLMKRMRKGEIKRLLVVATGALMSPLALQQGESIPGIAHAVAIHYDDETMQGV, from the coding sequence ATGCTGGAAGGACATCAAACCTGGGTATTTCGCAACCGACCGATTCTATCTTCCTCGGCTGCCGTTGTCGGCCCCTTCGAGGGACGAGGCCCGCTGGCAGATGACTTCGACCTGATTCACGGCAACTCACTGCTTAATCAGGAGAGCTGGGAAAAGGCGGAAAAGGTGTTGTTTGAGGATGCTGCGAAGGTAGCCATAGAACAATCAGGGCTGCTCAAGGAGAACATCGATTTTTTCATAGGTGGCGACCTGATGAACCAGATCACAAGCACCAGCTATGCTGCGCGCACCTTCGGGGTGCCCTATCTTGGCGTGTTCGGCGCCTGCTCCACCTCGATGGAGAGCCTTGCGCTTGCTGCCTATCTGATCAATTCCCGCGGGGCCAAGCATGTGCTGGCAGGCACCTGCAGCCACAACTCCACTGCAGAGAAACAGTTTCGCTATCCGACCGAGTACGGCTCACAGAAGCCTCCCTATGCCCAATACACCGTAACCGGTGCAGGAGCGGCAGTTGTATCCAATCAGGGTAAGGGGCCGGTGATCGCTGCCGCCACCATAGGACGGGTCATCGATATGGGGATTAAGGACCCATTCAACATGGGAGCTGCGATGGCTCCGGCGGCGGTCGATACCATTACTGCGCATTTCCGAGATTTGAGGATTGGACCGGACGCGTATGATATGATCGTTACCGGAGACTTGGCCAAGGTAGGTCACACGCTGGCTTGTGACTTATTCGAGAAGCACAACATCCCGATTCATCTGACCAACTTCCAGGATTGTGGCATGATGATCTACGATTACAATCAGCAGATGGTGCAATCCGGGGGAAGCGGTTGTGGCTGCTGCGCAGTCGTCACCTATGGGCATCTTATGAAACGTATGCGCAAGGGCGAGATCAAGCGTCTGCTCGTGGTGGCCACCGGAGCGCTCATGTCTCCCCTCGCCCTGCAGCAAGGCGAGAGCATCCCGGGAATTGCCCATGCAGTTGCGATTCATTATGATGACGAAACGATGCAGGGGGTCTAA
- the cyoD gene encoding cytochrome o ubiquinol oxidase subunit IV — MAHSKATHQGSHDHHDGAHGSLKSYVLGFALSIVLTIIPLAVVLGGLLTGSAAVAVVLITAILQFVVQMVFFMHLKDEKQPRYNLMALLLALVIVITVVAGSIWIMMYNVVAH, encoded by the coding sequence ATGGCTCATAGCAAAGCAACTCATCAGGGCTCACATGACCATCATGACGGAGCGCACGGTTCACTCAAGTCTTATGTGCTAGGCTTCGCGCTCTCGATCGTGTTGACCATTATTCCACTGGCTGTTGTGCTTGGCGGCTTGCTCACTGGCTCCGCTGCTGTCGCGGTTGTTCTGATTACCGCGATCCTGCAATTCGTCGTTCAGATGGTATTCTTCATGCACTTGAAGGATGAGAAGCAGCCGCGCTACAACCTGATGGCACTCCTGTTGGCGCTCGTCATCGTAATAACGGTCGTCGCCGGCTCCATCTGGATTATGATGTACAACGTTGTTGCTCATTGA
- a CDS encoding cbb3-type cytochrome c oxidase subunit I, with protein MWENIKTFASEFFVTGDPLIYGADVAIALTLVAIVFTLTYFKKWVWLWKEWITTVDHKKIGIMYIICSILMLFRGGVDALLMRLQLAAPNMEFLNADHYNQVFTTHGVIMILFMAMPLMFGLFNVIVPLQIGARDVAFPFLNSLSFWLFFWGAMLFNLSFVIGGSPDAGWLAYPPLSGKQFNPGVGQDFYIWGIQISGIGSLMTGINFLVTILKMRAPGMKLLRIPMFSWSVLASCLTIMLAFPILTVTMFLLFIDRFAGGHFFTLDGGGNPMMYINLIWMWGHPEVYIVVLPAFGIFSEIFATFSRKKLFGYTSMVLAMMSISVFSFFTWAHHFFTMGSGANVNAFFAVTTMLIAIPTGVKIFNWLFTMFRGKITFETPMMWAISFIPCFIIGGMTGVMLSVAPADFQFHNSYFLIAHFHQVLIGGVVFGFFAGLYYWWPKMFGFKLNERLGKWAFWFWNIGFYACFMPQYALGLMGMTRRVNEYDWSQGWDLGWTPLNMVSTVGAFLMGVGFIFQVWQIAYSIKNQDRANAADPWNGRTLEWSLPSPAPAYNFAVVPQIKEVDSWWEEKERRRAGQKPTDNGPIEPIHMPDSSGLPFIQSFCWFVAGFGFVWNWMFLVIPGLLGVAITMMVRSFQKDDGYYIPVDEIKKTEASVRGAG; from the coding sequence ATGTGGGAAAATATCAAGACATTCGCGTCTGAATTTTTCGTCACTGGCGATCCGCTCATCTACGGCGCTGATGTCGCCATTGCGCTGACGCTTGTGGCAATAGTATTTACACTCACCTATTTCAAGAAATGGGTGTGGCTATGGAAAGAATGGATCACGACTGTCGACCATAAGAAGATCGGCATCATGTATATTATCTGCTCGATCCTGATGTTGTTCCGCGGCGGGGTTGACGCCTTGCTGATGCGTCTGCAGCTCGCAGCTCCAAATATGGAGTTCCTGAATGCGGATCACTATAACCAAGTATTTACGACACACGGCGTTATCATGATTCTCTTCATGGCAATGCCGCTGATGTTCGGCCTGTTCAACGTTATTGTTCCACTGCAGATCGGCGCACGCGATGTCGCGTTCCCTTTCCTGAACTCGTTAAGCTTCTGGCTGTTCTTCTGGGGCGCGATGCTATTCAACCTGTCGTTCGTTATCGGCGGTTCTCCAGATGCGGGCTGGCTCGCTTATCCACCGCTCTCTGGCAAACAGTTTAACCCGGGCGTCGGGCAGGACTTCTATATCTGGGGGATACAGATTTCCGGTATCGGTAGCTTAATGACGGGTATCAACTTCCTGGTGACGATCCTCAAGATGCGTGCTCCTGGCATGAAGCTGCTGCGGATACCGATGTTCAGTTGGTCTGTACTGGCAAGCTGTCTGACCATTATGCTGGCGTTCCCGATTCTGACGGTTACGATGTTCCTGCTGTTTATCGACCGTTTTGCCGGCGGCCATTTCTTCACGCTGGATGGCGGCGGCAACCCGATGATGTATATTAACTTAATCTGGATGTGGGGACACCCTGAGGTCTACATTGTCGTACTCCCTGCGTTCGGGATCTTCTCCGAGATTTTCGCAACCTTCTCGCGGAAGAAGCTGTTCGGTTATACTTCCATGGTGCTGGCGATGATGTCGATCTCGGTCTTCTCATTCTTCACCTGGGCGCACCACTTCTTCACGATGGGGTCGGGCGCTAACGTCAACGCCTTCTTTGCGGTCACGACGATGTTGATTGCGATTCCTACAGGGGTCAAGATCTTCAACTGGCTGTTTACGATGTTCCGAGGCAAGATCACCTTCGAGACACCAATGATGTGGGCGATCTCCTTTATACCATGTTTTATTATCGGAGGCATGACGGGCGTAATGCTGTCGGTCGCTCCTGCTGACTTCCAGTTCCATAACAGCTATTTCCTGATCGCGCACTTCCATCAGGTGCTGATTGGCGGTGTTGTGTTCGGCTTCTTCGCAGGCCTGTACTACTGGTGGCCAAAAATGTTCGGCTTCAAGTTGAACGAGCGTCTGGGCAAATGGGCGTTCTGGTTCTGGAATATCGGTTTCTATGCCTGCTTTATGCCACAATACGCGCTTGGTCTGATGGGCATGACACGCCGCGTCAACGAGTACGACTGGAGCCAGGGTTGGGATCTCGGCTGGACGCCGCTGAACATGGTGTCCACGGTCGGTGCATTCCTGATGGGCGTCGGCTTCATCTTCCAGGTATGGCAGATTGCATACAGCATCAAAAATCAGGATCGCGCCAATGCTGCCGATCCGTGGAACGGTCGCACGCTGGAATGGTCTCTCCCATCCCCTGCGCCTGCTTATAACTTTGCTGTCGTGCCACAAATCAAGGAAGTGGATTCCTGGTGGGAGGAGAAAGAACGCCGCAGAGCGGGTCAGAAGCCAACGGATAACGGGCCAATCGAGCCGATTCATATGCCAGATTCGTCAGGCCTTCCGTTCATTCAGTCATTCTGCTGGTTTGTTGCAGGCTTCGGCTTTGTATGGAATTGGATGTTCCTGGTTATACCAGGGCTGCTGGGTGTAGCGATCACGATGATGGTCCGTTCCTTCCAGAAGGACGATGGCTACTATATTCCAGTCGATGAGATTAAGAAAACTGAGGCTTCGGTAAGGGGGGCAGGCTGA
- a CDS encoding DUF421 domain-containing protein, translating to MPMWLSIVIRSLTALTVLFIMTRLLGKKQISQLSFFEYVLGITLGELAGFISTDVEAHFIHGFIAMLVWFSVPFGAELLTMKSTLLRHWFEGKGRVIIKGGKVLEDNLKKERLTADELLEQLRGKNVFNMADVEFAVLETNGELSVLLKPDKQPLTPSQLGVKMIREEEPQTVIIDGNYMDEPLATLGLSRGWLNTELEKIGLTVENVFIGQVDAYQQLYVDVYDDKLQVPAPQSKALLLANLKKLQADLELFALATKDRAAKQMYGRNAEQLERLIAQLKPALQSG from the coding sequence ATGCCGATGTGGCTGTCCATCGTTATCCGTTCCTTAACCGCGCTCACGGTATTGTTTATCATGACACGACTGCTTGGCAAGAAGCAGATTTCGCAGCTTTCCTTTTTTGAATATGTACTCGGAATTACACTTGGAGAGCTAGCCGGCTTTATCTCGACCGATGTGGAGGCTCACTTTATCCATGGCTTTATCGCAATGCTCGTCTGGTTCAGCGTACCATTCGGAGCCGAGCTGCTCACGATGAAGAGCACCTTGCTTCGCCACTGGTTTGAGGGTAAGGGACGAGTCATTATTAAAGGAGGCAAGGTGCTTGAGGATAATCTCAAGAAAGAGCGCCTGACGGCAGATGAGCTGCTGGAGCAGCTCCGAGGCAAAAATGTATTCAACATGGCGGATGTGGAATTCGCTGTACTGGAAACAAACGGTGAGCTGAGTGTCCTGCTCAAGCCGGACAAGCAGCCGCTGACTCCAAGTCAGCTCGGCGTGAAGATGATCAGGGAAGAGGAGCCTCAGACCGTCATCATCGACGGCAACTACATGGATGAGCCACTAGCCACGCTCGGACTGAGCCGAGGCTGGCTGAATACGGAGCTTGAGAAGATCGGCTTGACGGTAGAGAATGTATTTATCGGACAGGTCGATGCTTATCAGCAATTGTATGTCGATGTCTATGATGATAAATTGCAAGTCCCCGCTCCGCAGAGCAAAGCACTGCTGCTCGCCAATCTGAAGAAGCTGCAGGCTGACCTGGAACTGTTCGCCCTGGCGACCAAGGATCGCGCAGCCAAACAGATGTATGGGCGCAATGCCGAGCAACTGGAACGGTTGATCGCGCAGTTGAAGCCCGCTCTGCAGAGCGGTTGA
- the spoVAC gene encoding stage V sporulation protein AC, which yields MQKSKLKKLTPLQQEYNQMALARQPKRKTARNCLRAFLCGGLICVLGQAIQNAFVYWGGMDETKAGNPTVAVMIMLSVILTSLGLYDKLGQWAGAGSAVPVTGFANSMTSAAIEHRSEGLVLGTGANMFELAGSVIVFGTVAAFIVGNVHMLIDLARGGG from the coding sequence ATGCAGAAGAGCAAGCTCAAGAAGCTAACTCCGCTCCAGCAGGAATACAACCAGATGGCGCTGGCAAGGCAGCCTAAGAGGAAGACGGCGCGCAATTGCCTGCGTGCCTTTCTATGCGGCGGTCTAATCTGTGTGCTCGGACAAGCCATTCAGAATGCATTTGTATACTGGGGAGGAATGGATGAAACAAAGGCAGGCAATCCGACAGTCGCTGTCATGATTATGCTATCGGTCATTCTAACCAGCCTCGGCCTATACGATAAGCTGGGACAGTGGGCCGGAGCCGGGTCTGCGGTGCCAGTCACTGGCTTTGCCAATTCGATGACATCGGCTGCGATCGAGCATCGCAGCGAGGGGCTGGTGCTGGGTACAGGCGCCAACATGTTTGAGCTTGCCGGTTCTGTCATTGTATTTGGTACGGTGGCAGCTTTCATTGTGGGCAATGTGCATATGCTCATTGATCTTGCCAGAGGAGGTGGATGA